A single window of Flavobacterium sp. 140616W15 DNA harbors:
- a CDS encoding glycerophosphodiester phosphodiesterase family protein has protein sequence MFQSKNLWFVVLVSFIFNFGFAQENEYLLKFKTAKELQKFLKYSKKTIPLVSAHRGGPTVGFPENCTQTFANAIKYNPTIVETDIAFSKDSVLVMMHDNTLDRTTTGTGVIEGYTYKELQQLFLKDTEGKVTPYKIETLDEILQWGKDKVIYNLDIKKGVPMQMIVDAVRRNKAEAYSVIITYNATQAAEAAKLAPDLMISVSARGKEDIERMEALGVKANKMIAFVGTKEPKPEVYEYLHSRKISCILGTMGNLDKSAAAKGDELYYNLVANGADVLSTDRNVEAGKQLMKYATDKKLKSKHIVVKKTK, from the coding sequence ATGTTTCAGAGTAAAAATTTGTGGTTTGTAGTTTTGGTTTCGTTCATTTTTAATTTTGGTTTTGCCCAAGAAAATGAATATTTATTAAAGTTTAAAACCGCTAAAGAACTGCAAAAGTTTTTAAAATATTCTAAAAAAACTATTCCATTGGTAAGTGCACATAGAGGTGGTCCAACAGTTGGGTTTCCTGAAAATTGTACACAAACATTTGCTAATGCAATAAAGTATAATCCAACAATTGTAGAGACAGATATTGCTTTTAGTAAGGATTCAGTTTTAGTAATGATGCATGATAATACGCTAGACAGAACAACAACTGGAACAGGTGTAATCGAAGGATATACTTATAAAGAATTACAACAGCTTTTCTTAAAAGATACAGAAGGAAAAGTAACTCCATATAAAATTGAAACTTTAGACGAAATTTTGCAATGGGGTAAAGACAAAGTAATCTATAATTTGGATATTAAAAAAGGAGTTCCAATGCAAATGATTGTTGATGCAGTAAGAAGAAATAAAGCAGAGGCTTATTCTGTAATTATTACTTATAACGCAACACAAGCTGCTGAGGCTGCTAAATTGGCACCAGATTTAATGATTTCGGTTTCGGCAAGAGGAAAAGAAGATATAGAACGTATGGAAGCATTAGGCGTTAAAGCCAATAAAATGATTGCATTTGTAGGTACTAAAGAACCAAAACCAGAAGTATATGAGTATTTACACAGTCGTAAAATTTCTTGTATTCTTGGAACAATGGGGAATCTTGACAAAAGTGCTGCCGCTAAAGGTGATGAATTGTATTACAATCTGGTTGCTAATGGAGCCGATGTGCTTTCGACAGATCGTAACGTAGAAGCGGGTAAGCAACTAATGAAATATGCAACAGATAAAAAATTAAAGTCAAAACATATTGTGGTTAAGAAAACTAAATAA
- a CDS encoding 2-hydroxyacid dehydrogenase: protein MDLDRVAGMNKITFFSAQPYDKTFFNKHNCEFGFDLEFFETQLNKHTVNLIQSSNIICVFVNDIVDEAVIKQLAEKGVKIIALRCAGFNNVNLEVAKKYGIHVCRVPAYSPEAVAEHAMAMILTLNRKTHKAYNRVREQNFSLNGLLGFDLNGKTIGIIGTGNIGKAFSKIVKGFGCKILAYDIVANPEMEKDGVVFTDLQTVFKESDIISLHCPLNEKTKHIINKDSLIHMKNNVMIINTSRGALIETGSVIEALKEGKVGYLGIDVYEQEEKLFFRDLSEDIIKDDAIQRLMSFPNVLVTAHQAFFTSEALTQIVLVTYNNIKELLIKKDIENKLALLV, encoded by the coding sequence ATGGATTTAGATCGAGTAGCAGGCATGAATAAAATAACATTTTTCTCGGCTCAGCCATATGATAAAACTTTTTTTAATAAGCATAATTGTGAGTTCGGATTTGATCTGGAGTTTTTTGAAACACAGCTTAATAAGCATACCGTAAATTTAATTCAGAGTTCAAATATTATCTGTGTTTTTGTAAATGATATAGTTGATGAAGCAGTAATTAAACAGCTAGCAGAAAAAGGGGTAAAGATAATTGCTTTGCGTTGTGCGGGTTTTAATAATGTTAATCTTGAAGTTGCAAAGAAATACGGAATTCATGTATGCAGAGTTCCTGCGTATTCTCCCGAAGCTGTTGCCGAGCATGCAATGGCAATGATCCTTACTCTTAATCGTAAAACGCATAAAGCCTATAACAGAGTTCGTGAGCAGAATTTCTCTCTAAATGGATTGTTAGGATTTGATTTGAATGGTAAAACAATAGGCATAATTGGTACAGGTAATATAGGTAAAGCTTTCTCTAAAATTGTAAAAGGTTTTGGGTGTAAAATTCTTGCTTATGATATTGTCGCCAATCCCGAAATGGAAAAAGATGGTGTTGTGTTTACCGATTTGCAAACTGTTTTTAAAGAAAGTGATATTATCTCATTACATTGTCCGTTAAACGAAAAAACAAAACATATCATAAATAAAGATTCATTGATACACATGAAAAATAATGTGATGATTATTAATACTAGTCGTGGTGCATTAATAGAAACGGGAAGTGTTATCGAAGCACTTAAAGAAGGTAAAGTAGGGTATTTGGGTATTGATGTGTATGAACAAGAGGAGAAGTTATTTTTTAGAGATCTTTCTGAAGATATTATAAAAGATGATGCCATTCAGCGATTAATGAGTTTTCCTAATGTGTTAGTTACGGCACATCAGGCTTTCTTTACCAGTGAAGCATTGACACAAATTGTACTAGTAACGTATAATAATATCAAAGAATTATTGATAAAAAAAGATATTGAAAATAAATTGGCTTTGTTAGTATAA